Proteins from a single region of Abyssalbus ytuae:
- a CDS encoding Hsp20/alpha crystallin family protein, which yields MSLIKFNKRLPWFNTDISDFFDTEDFFRDSFWTKSMVEQPALNIRETDKEFHIELAAPGLSKNDFEVTIDDGYLNIYGKKSDKKEEKDKNYTRREFNYSSFKRSLLLPENVKEEDISAHYENGILMLTLFKKEETKVHKPKVVHIG from the coding sequence ATGTCACTAATTAAATTTAACAAACGTTTGCCTTGGTTTAATACAGATATTTCTGATTTTTTTGATACCGAGGACTTTTTCAGGGATAGTTTCTGGACCAAAAGTATGGTAGAGCAGCCTGCTTTAAATATTAGGGAAACTGATAAGGAATTTCATATTGAACTAGCAGCACCAGGCCTTTCTAAAAATGATTTTGAAGTAACTATTGATGATGGTTATCTTAATATTTACGGTAAAAAATCTGACAAGAAAGAAGAAAAAGATAAAAATTACACTCGCAGGGAGTTTAATTACAGCTCTTTTAAAAGATCATTATTACTTCCTGAAAATGTAAAAGAAGAGGATATTTCTGCTCACTACGAAAATGGAATTTTAATGCTTACCCTATTTAAAAAAGAAGAAACTAAGGTTCATAAGCCTAAAGTAGTTCACATAGGTTAA
- a CDS encoding polysaccharide biosynthesis/export family protein — MNKPFFFKNSTKLFFISLFLSVVNFSCESTKNIVYFQNANNAEVDAEVNTFEQRFKEGDILSIHVSTFDMAAAAPFNLNGGSGLENESNSGSNDITYYIGKDGNIDFPVLGKIKLAGLTNKQARQLLVSKLKEYLKDPIVNIKIKNFRITVLGAVNNPGTYNVKGDHITLLEALGLAGDLHIKGLRENILVIRELNGSRTYTRVDITNKQITHSPVYYLTQNDIIYVEPNKSARTSATLDNRVTVAISILSILITTGVVLLTR, encoded by the coding sequence ATGAATAAGCCATTCTTTTTTAAAAATTCTACAAAATTATTTTTTATATCTCTCTTTTTATCGGTTGTCAACTTTTCCTGTGAATCAACAAAAAATATTGTTTATTTTCAAAATGCTAATAATGCTGAAGTTGATGCCGAAGTGAATACTTTTGAACAAAGATTTAAAGAGGGAGATATACTCAGTATACATGTATCCACTTTTGATATGGCAGCTGCAGCCCCTTTCAATTTAAATGGAGGTAGCGGATTGGAGAATGAAAGTAATTCCGGTTCAAATGATATAACCTATTATATAGGGAAAGATGGCAATATAGATTTTCCGGTCCTGGGAAAAATTAAACTGGCAGGCCTTACTAATAAGCAAGCCCGGCAATTACTGGTAAGCAAGTTGAAAGAATATTTAAAAGATCCTATTGTAAACATAAAGATTAAAAATTTCAGGATTACGGTTTTAGGGGCGGTAAATAATCCGGGTACTTATAATGTTAAAGGAGATCATATTACACTTTTGGAAGCTTTAGGCTTGGCAGGCGATTTACATATAAAAGGATTAAGAGAGAATATTCTGGTAATAAGGGAATTAAACGGTAGCAGGACATATACCCGGGTAGATATTACAAATAAACAAATAACTCACTCTCCTGTATATTATCTGACTCAAAACGATATAATTTATGTTGAACCTAATAAATCAGCCAGAACATCAGCAACTTTGGATAATAGGGTAACCGTTGCCATATCAATATTATCTATTCTCATTACAACAGGTGTTGTTCTTTTAACACGGTAA
- a CDS encoding polysaccharide biosynthesis protein → MIKKFLDNYDKFLPRWTVYTADMIVIVTTFFMAYFIRFNLTLDFDKKMLLIQLPVLIVIATICFFYTGSFKGVVRHTGFKDLMTIFNAVLLLALFNIALVSANKITHLIAGYTIPKSIIIIHSLLSFVALSFYRLLFRFLYKYVFVKKKTAKNVVIYGAGDSGIVAYKVLVNKQEQIFDIINFIDDDPSKVGKVINGVPVISRNKLTNEYIIDNDIHEIIVAIYNIEGAKLRHLVDGLMELKVTVKIIPSFEKWINGEFNVNQIKKVKIEDLLGRVPIEINNPRLNEEFKGEIIMVTGAAGSIGSELTRQIANYDLKKLILIDQAESALYDLQQELRQKSIIGFNTHIADIRDKERMDFIFNLYKPTMVFHAAAYKHVPLMEDTPYEAIKINVGGTKNLADLASVYKAKKFVFVSTDKAVNPTSVMGASKRLAEMYIGCMQKRSNTKYITTRFGNVLGSNGSVIPLFKRQIENGGPLTLTHKEITRYFMTIPEASQLVLEAGAMGKGGEIFIFDMGESIKIFDLAKNMIKLSGLRYPEDINITITGLRPGEKLYEELLANGENTIPTYHPKIMISKTRELLVTEVKTRIEEICVMNLFQNNDHIIAKIKCIIPEYKSNNSKFEVFDQNGIKPESPAKRTGTVATNRYKDKTNNELAVS, encoded by the coding sequence ATGATTAAAAAATTTTTAGATAATTATGATAAATTTTTACCCAGATGGACTGTTTATACAGCTGATATGATTGTGATAGTCACAACATTTTTTATGGCTTATTTTATAAGGTTTAATCTTACCCTGGATTTTGATAAAAAAATGTTGTTGATACAGTTGCCTGTGCTTATTGTTATAGCAACCATTTGTTTTTTTTATACGGGCTCATTTAAAGGGGTGGTTAGGCATACGGGTTTTAAAGACCTCATGACTATTTTTAATGCAGTTTTGTTACTTGCTCTTTTTAATATAGCATTGGTGTCGGCAAATAAAATTACTCATCTTATTGCGGGTTATACAATACCAAAATCTATTATCATCATTCATTCCTTATTAAGTTTTGTAGCATTAAGTTTTTACAGGTTATTATTCAGGTTTCTCTATAAATATGTATTTGTAAAGAAGAAAACCGCAAAAAATGTTGTTATATATGGAGCTGGAGATTCAGGGATAGTGGCATATAAAGTTCTGGTGAATAAACAAGAACAAATTTTTGATATTATTAACTTTATAGATGACGATCCTTCAAAAGTAGGTAAAGTAATTAATGGAGTCCCTGTAATTTCAAGAAATAAATTAACCAATGAATATATTATTGATAATGATATACATGAAATAATTGTAGCCATTTATAATATAGAAGGGGCCAAATTAAGGCATCTGGTAGATGGCCTTATGGAATTAAAAGTTACTGTAAAAATAATTCCTTCTTTTGAAAAGTGGATTAACGGAGAGTTTAATGTAAATCAAATTAAAAAAGTAAAGATTGAAGATTTATTGGGAAGAGTTCCTATTGAAATTAATAATCCCAGATTAAATGAAGAGTTTAAGGGAGAAATAATAATGGTGACAGGAGCCGCAGGTTCTATTGGCAGTGAATTAACACGGCAAATTGCTAATTATGATTTAAAAAAACTCATATTAATTGACCAGGCAGAATCTGCTTTGTATGATTTGCAGCAGGAATTAAGACAAAAAAGTATTATAGGTTTTAATACTCATATAGCAGATATCAGGGACAAAGAAAGGATGGATTTTATTTTTAACCTTTATAAACCCACTATGGTGTTTCATGCTGCTGCCTATAAGCATGTACCTTTAATGGAAGATACTCCTTATGAAGCAATCAAAATAAATGTAGGCGGCACAAAAAATTTAGCCGATTTAGCTTCTGTGTATAAAGCAAAAAAGTTTGTTTTTGTCTCAACCGATAAAGCAGTAAACCCAACTAGTGTTATGGGAGCCAGTAAAAGGTTGGCCGAAATGTACATTGGCTGTATGCAAAAAAGAAGTAATACCAAATATATTACTACCCGGTTTGGAAATGTATTGGGTTCAAACGGCTCAGTAATCCCATTGTTTAAAAGACAGATAGAAAACGGAGGACCATTGACACTAACTCATAAAGAAATTACCAGGTATTTTATGACTATCCCGGAAGCATCACAATTAGTACTTGAAGCCGGAGCAATGGGAAAAGGAGGGGAAATTTTCATATTTGATATGGGCGAATCCATAAAAATATTTGATTTGGCAAAAAATATGATTAAATTATCCGGATTAAGATATCCTGAAGATATTAATATAACAATTACCGGTTTAAGACCAGGAGAAAAACTCTATGAAGAACTTTTGGCAAATGGTGAAAATACAATACCCACTTATCATCCTAAAATAATGATTAGTAAAACACGGGAACTTTTGGTTACAGAAGTTAAGACCCGGATAGAGGAAATTTGTGTTATGAACTTATTTCAAAATAATGATCACATAATAGCAAAAATAAAGTGTATAATCCCTGAATATAAATCAAACAATTCCAAATTTGAGGTTTTTGATCAAAACGGAATTAAACCGGAAAGTCCAGCCAAAAGAACAGGGACCGTAGCCACAAACAGGTACAAAGACAAGACAAATAATGAGTTAGCGGTAAGTTAA
- a CDS encoding tyrosine-protein phosphatase: protein MLYIFKKKYLIDYLGGFTDIHNHLLPGIDDGVNNSKHGIYIIKQLAEYGIENHIFTPHVMGDIYPNSSAKIENTLKNFKTQLNKQKLDNIHIKAAAEYMIDPYFDELIEKKDILTVHNNFVLIELSYFQAPINLENSVYKIINSGYQPILAHPERYIFFHTNFSKYKLLKDMGCYFQINALSLSNYYGASVKKTALNLMENKMIDFLGTDIHHSHHSRKLVNITLSKKTVELLLPVIRNNKEVFAF, encoded by the coding sequence GTGCTATACATATTTAAAAAAAAATATTTAATTGATTATTTAGGTGGTTTTACAGATATTCATAACCACTTACTACCCGGTATTGACGATGGGGTAAATAATTCCAAACATGGTATTTATATAATTAAACAACTTGCCGAATACGGAATAGAAAATCATATTTTTACTCCTCATGTTATGGGAGATATCTATCCTAACTCATCGGCTAAAATTGAAAACACCTTAAAAAATTTTAAAACACAATTAAATAAGCAAAAATTAGACAACATCCATATAAAGGCTGCCGCTGAATATATGATAGACCCTTACTTTGATGAGCTGATTGAAAAGAAAGATATACTTACAGTACATAATAATTTTGTTCTTATAGAATTATCTTATTTTCAGGCTCCCATAAATTTAGAAAATTCTGTTTATAAAATAATAAATTCGGGATACCAGCCTATTTTAGCACATCCTGAACGCTATATTTTTTTTCATACTAATTTTTCTAAGTATAAACTACTAAAGGATATGGGGTGCTATTTCCAGATAAATGCTCTTTCTTTAAGTAATTATTACGGAGCATCTGTAAAAAAAACTGCCCTGAATTTAATGGAAAATAAAATGATTGACTTTTTAGGAACAGATATACACCATTCACACCATAGCAGAAAATTAGTTAATATCACTTTATCAAAAAAGACAGTTGAATTGTTATTACCTGTTATAAGAAATAATAAAGAAGTTTTTGCTTTCTAA
- a CDS encoding DegT/DnrJ/EryC1/StrS family aminotransferase gives MGGNELNYINQAFDTNWIAPLGPNVNEFEKAISRYLGAGTHVAALSSGTAAIHLGLLMLGVGKGDEVICQSFTFSASANPIVYLGAKPVFIDSEEKTWNMSPTLLEEAIVNRIKHGIKPKAILAVHLYGMPYNIQEITNIANKYDIPVLEDSAEALGSEYYGIKCGTFGDIGILSFNGNKIITTSGGGALVTNNKTIKEKAIFLSTQARDEAPHYQHSHIGYNYRMSNVVAGIGRGQMEILDDRVKARRANYNFYKKELEGFDQISFLEEPTGYFSNRWLTCIVTSSYELREKIRLTLHEEDIESRPLWKPLHLQPVFSSCTAFTNGVSEKLFNTGLCLPSGSNLSEDDLKSVTHLIKKSLMS, from the coding sequence ATGGGCGGGAATGAGCTTAATTATATTAATCAGGCTTTTGATACCAATTGGATTGCACCATTGGGCCCGAATGTAAATGAGTTTGAAAAAGCCATTAGCAGATATTTGGGAGCAGGGACCCATGTGGCAGCCCTAAGCTCTGGTACAGCGGCTATACATTTAGGACTTTTGATGTTAGGTGTAGGAAAAGGAGATGAGGTTATTTGCCAGAGTTTTACTTTTTCGGCATCGGCAAATCCAATTGTATACCTGGGGGCTAAACCTGTTTTTATTGATAGTGAAGAAAAAACATGGAACATGAGCCCTACACTTTTAGAAGAAGCAATTGTGAACCGGATAAAACACGGAATCAAACCTAAAGCTATCCTGGCCGTACATTTATACGGGATGCCTTATAACATCCAGGAAATTACAAATATTGCTAATAAATATGATATTCCGGTGCTGGAAGACAGTGCCGAAGCTCTGGGCAGTGAATATTATGGAATTAAATGCGGAACATTTGGAGATATAGGTATTTTATCTTTTAATGGAAATAAAATTATAACTACTTCAGGAGGTGGGGCGTTGGTTACCAATAACAAAACGATAAAAGAAAAAGCAATTTTTCTCTCTACCCAGGCCAGGGATGAAGCACCTCATTATCAACACTCCCATATTGGGTATAATTACCGGATGAGTAATGTAGTGGCAGGAATAGGAAGGGGGCAAATGGAGATCTTAGATGACAGAGTAAAGGCAAGAAGGGCCAATTATAATTTTTACAAGAAAGAACTTGAAGGTTTTGACCAAATAAGCTTTTTAGAAGAACCTACAGGATATTTTTCTAACAGATGGCTAACCTGTATAGTTACTTCTTCATATGAACTTCGGGAAAAGATAAGATTAACACTGCATGAAGAAGATATAGAATCAAGGCCGTTATGGAAACCTCTGCATTTGCAACCTGTATTTAGTTCTTGTACGGCTTTTACAAACGGAGTTTCTGAAAAACTTTTTAATACCGGACTTTGCCTGCCAAGTGGGTCAAATTTATCTGAAGACGATTTAAAATCAGTTACACATCTAATAAAGAAAAGCCTAATGTCATGA
- a CDS encoding GumC family protein: MNNKIDLNSGNYNRTNFQEIIRRYVQHWKWFLLSVITLIVLTYLYIRYATPQYGASATVMMTEDPSSSPEMAIFEDLEGFNSNAEKIEDEIQIMKSRSLMTEVVKKLALNYQYYISGRVKETEIYKSSPIKINFLESDLVIDKSYFDFYIEIKSETNLVYSTNKDEEGKSFAFGQDIPTPFSTMVIVPNADNFDSYIGKKVRVSITPVNQVADYYTTNIIIQPTLKGSNVLEITLSDRVKEKAIDIINTLIYIYSERSIEEKSRIAKKTASFINERIQFIAGGLSEIDSSAVTFKSTNRLTNIASETDIYLNASSEAQQQLNAAATELNMVNYMKDYLKEQDSPDVLPALVGLSDPTINEVLANYNELVLERQRLLKSSSEKHPVIVNLDQQLKSLKQTMVTGLNNISNTLNIRVDNLRNQESRINSKIYTVPGKEKRLRDIQREQGIKESLYLYLLQKREEAAIASASVSPNIRIIDPAIIKNTIPVYPNQKVIYVASLVLGFIIPFLVIYLNDLFNTEIHNKEDVVKIADNIPFLAEIPKIKKDKLLIEKNDRSVLAESFRILRTNLDYFISAKSKKEGGEVIFVTSTISGEGKSFVSCNLALTLAYSHKKVLLIRADIRKADHKNYLKDSQINPLKGLAEYLYGKYSVEEVIQPFADDASLDIITSGQLPPNPAELLMTDKTDKLFKKVSKDYDFIIVDTAPSMLVTDTLLISQFADRTIYVCRSAYTDKRLLSFPIELKENSKLKGMMMVINDVKETNFGYGNKYGRAYGKKGK, translated from the coding sequence ATGAACAATAAAATTGATCTAAATTCTGGTAATTATAATAGAACCAATTTTCAGGAGATTATAAGAAGATATGTTCAACACTGGAAATGGTTTTTGCTTAGTGTTATAACTTTAATAGTTTTGACATATTTATATATCCGGTATGCTACCCCACAATATGGAGCTTCTGCTACTGTTATGATGACGGAAGATCCCTCATCTTCTCCCGAAATGGCAATTTTTGAGGATTTAGAAGGATTTAATAGTAATGCTGAAAAAATAGAGGATGAGATTCAAATAATGAAATCCAGGTCTTTAATGACGGAAGTAGTTAAAAAACTTGCCTTAAATTATCAATATTATATTTCGGGTAGGGTAAAGGAAACAGAGATATATAAAAGTTCTCCGATAAAAATTAATTTTCTCGAATCAGATTTAGTAATAGACAAATCCTATTTTGATTTTTATATTGAAATTAAATCAGAAACTAATTTAGTTTATAGCACAAATAAAGACGAAGAAGGTAAAAGTTTTGCTTTCGGACAGGATATACCTACCCCGTTCAGTACTATGGTAATAGTACCGAATGCTGATAATTTTGACTCATATATAGGTAAAAAAGTGAGGGTTTCCATAACACCGGTAAACCAGGTGGCAGATTATTATACCACAAATATAATCATTCAACCTACCTTAAAAGGATCTAATGTGTTGGAAATAACTTTATCCGACAGGGTGAAAGAAAAGGCAATTGATATAATAAATACATTAATTTATATATACAGTGAACGATCAATTGAAGAAAAAAGCCGGATTGCAAAAAAAACAGCGAGTTTTATAAATGAACGTATTCAGTTTATTGCAGGAGGATTATCAGAAATTGACAGTAGTGCCGTAACTTTTAAATCCACTAACAGGCTTACTAATATAGCCTCTGAAACAGATATTTATTTAAATGCAAGTTCGGAAGCACAACAACAGTTAAATGCTGCTGCTACTGAATTAAATATGGTAAATTATATGAAGGACTATTTGAAAGAACAGGATTCGCCCGATGTCCTTCCGGCTTTAGTAGGACTTTCTGATCCAACCATCAATGAAGTTCTGGCAAATTATAATGAACTTGTATTAGAACGTCAAAGATTATTAAAAAGTTCCAGCGAAAAGCATCCTGTTATTGTAAATCTTGATCAACAGCTTAAAAGCTTAAAGCAAACTATGGTCACTGGATTGAATAACATCAGCAATACTTTAAATATACGTGTTGATAATTTAAGAAATCAGGAATCAAGAATTAATTCAAAAATATACACTGTCCCCGGAAAAGAAAAACGGCTAAGGGACATTCAGAGGGAACAGGGAATAAAAGAGTCATTATACCTTTACCTACTTCAAAAAAGAGAAGAAGCTGCTATAGCTTCGGCATCAGTGTCTCCTAATATCAGAATAATAGATCCTGCAATAATAAAAAATACAATTCCGGTGTACCCTAACCAAAAAGTTATATATGTAGCAAGCCTGGTGTTGGGATTTATCATTCCTTTTTTAGTGATTTATTTAAACGATCTTTTTAATACTGAAATACATAACAAAGAAGATGTAGTAAAAATTGCAGACAATATCCCTTTCCTTGCAGAAATACCTAAAATTAAAAAAGATAAATTATTAATTGAAAAAAATGACCGTTCGGTTCTTGCAGAATCATTTCGAATATTAAGAACCAACCTTGATTATTTTATATCAGCCAAAAGCAAGAAAGAAGGGGGAGAAGTTATATTTGTCACTTCTACTATCAGTGGTGAAGGTAAATCTTTTGTTTCGTGTAATTTGGCACTTACTCTGGCTTATTCACATAAAAAAGTACTTCTTATAAGGGCAGATATAAGAAAGGCTGACCATAAAAATTATCTTAAAGATTCTCAAATTAACCCGTTAAAGGGACTAGCAGAGTATTTGTACGGTAAATATTCAGTGGAGGAAGTAATACAGCCTTTTGCAGACGATGCTTCTCTCGATATTATTACTTCCGGACAGTTGCCACCTAACCCGGCAGAGTTATTAATGACCGATAAAACCGATAAACTTTTTAAAAAAGTATCTAAAGATTATGACTTTATAATAGTTGATACAGCTCCTTCAATGCTAGTCACTGATACCTTATTAATTAGTCAATTTGCCGATCGTACTATTTATGTTTGCCGTTCGGCATATACTGACAAAAGATTATTAAGCTTTCCAATAGAACTTAAAGAAAACAGTAAACTAAAAGGGATGATGATGGTTATTAATGATGTGAAAGAAACCAACTTTGGTTATGGTAACAAATACGGAAGGGCTTATGGCAAAAAAGGGAAATAA